One Coffea arabica cultivar ET-39 chromosome 5e, Coffea Arabica ET-39 HiFi, whole genome shotgun sequence DNA segment encodes these proteins:
- the LOC113688424 gene encoding uncharacterized protein translates to MAALQWKNLSPRVCSWLPFSGKIFLPIVFIASDEIRPATVYKGEAAVLVSREDTDRLATPFRWALVGKFSHGRPTLKDIRKFFAALNLRDHVSVGLMDYRHVLIKCVAEADFNRIWTKGIWQLGKFSMRVFRWTRESHMHKESSLVPVWMALPALPIHYFGKHSLFSILSLVGRPLFLDSAMAAGTCPSVARVCVEVDEAKPVVSRICVAVEGEIGSWQRIVAEDMPWYCSFCWRLGHSLDECKKSSFELHLGQNNRNLRMHDPQIYVPVSNPIVNGARTLMFYRLYLSRMRHQLALMILKKGQ, encoded by the coding sequence ATGGCTGCCCTTCAGTGGAAAAATCTTTCTCCCAGGGTTTGTTCATGGCTGCCCTTCAGTGGAAAAATCTTTCTCCCAATTGTTTTCATAGCCAGCGACGAAATTCGGCCGGCGACAGTGTACAAAGGTGAGGCTGCGGTTTTAGTTTCTAGAGAAGATACAGACAGACTTGCGACTCCGTTTCGTTGGGCTCTAGTTGGGAAATTCTCTCATGGTCGACCTACTCTGAAGGACATTCGTAAGTTCTTTGCTGCGTTAAACCTGAGAGACCATGTCTCGGTTGGGCTGATGGATTATAGACATGTGTTGATTAAATGTGTAGCTGAGGCAGATTTCAACAGGATTTGGACGAAAGGTATTTGGCAACTAGGAAAATTTTCGATGCGAGTTTTTCGTTGGACCAGGGAgtctcatatgcataaggaATCTTCTCTGGTTCCGGTTTGGATGGCTCTACCGGCTCTGCCGATTCATTATTTTGGCAAGCATTCATTGTTTTCTATTCTGTCTCTAGTCGGAAGGCCCTTATTCTTGGATTCGGCAATGGCTGCTGgcacttgccccagtgtggccAGGGTGTGCGTGGAGGTTGATGAAGCAAAACCAGTCGTTTCGAGGATATGTGTGGCTGTCGAAGGGGAGATCGGTTCCTGGCAAAGAATTGTGGCAGAGGATATGCCATGGTACTGTTCCTTTTGCTGGCGCTTGGGTCATTCACTAGATGAGTGTAAGAAGAGTTCTTTTGAGTTGCATCTCGGCCAAAATAATCGGAACCTGAGGATGCATGACCCACAGATATATGTCCCTGTGAGCAACCCAATTGTGAACGGGGCCAGGACATTGATGTTCTACAGGCTGTACCTAAGTCGAATGCGCCATCAGCTGGCTCTGATGATTTTGAAAAAAGGACAATAG
- the LOC113743566 gene encoding uncharacterized protein, whose amino-acid sequence MVMSWLWNSMLPEISDTCMFLSTAQDIWSTIRQTYSKAGDAALIYEIKTKISATKQGNLSVTQYANLLQNLWQELDQYRCVQMLCSEDAATLKNFIEKDRVYDFLAGLNVEFDQVRVQILGKERLSSLNETISLVRAEENRREVMLEPKTLEGSAMISTKSNKDTIWCTYCKKSRHTRDDCFKLHGKEQVLSRKGGFKGGKAHLTAGEDQTQEKSNQTGMGEFKKEEIEKLRNLLNSLEKSSSTCSLAQSGSWVIDSGATDHMTHSPIRFRTYNPCPGNRKITVADGSPITVAGQGTDLVTGRTIGLAKVNDGLYYLEEMSGNKKNKNQLSLTCSSNNKSEIWLHHFRLGHPSFMLLKSMFPSLFKNEDGESSWEDKEFLLDLQSSTLNLKSFKPDHTPNSKGEHTSSEPEPEFEVEHASKEIEPDLGVEGKSGLNPTTPLKVYSRKKVHISEPVQIQESEPQSGTENSVPLCVQSDSAPCEFNDLDLPIAVRKGTRECTKHPISNFVSFHRFSPQLKTFLTTINSISIPQTLQEALRNKNWLHAMKEEMNALERNKTWEIVNLPKGKKTVGCKWVFTLKYRADGSLERHKARLVAKGYTQTYGIDYQETFAPVAKMNTVRVLLSLAANFGWCLQQFDVKNAFLHGDLEEEVYMEPPPGF is encoded by the exons ATGGTCATGTCATGGCTGTGGAACTCCATGTTACCTGAAATAAGCGATACTTGCATGTTCCTATCAACAGCTCAAGATATATGGTCTACTATTCGACAGACCTATTCAAAGGCAGGAGATGCTGCCCTAATCTATGAGATCAAAACAAAGATCTCAGCCACTAAACAGGGCAACCTTTCTGTTACTCAATATGCCAACCTTTTGCAAAATCTATGGCAGGAACTGGACCAATATCGGTGTGTTCAGATGTTGTGTAGTGAAGATGCAGCCACCTTGAAAAACTTTATCGAAAAGGATAGAGTTTATGACTTCCTTGCAGGTCTGAATGTGGAATTTGATCAGGTCAGAGTCCAGATATTGGGGAAGGAAAGATTATCATCTCTGAATGAGACAATATCATTGGTTCGAGCTGAAGAGAATAGGCGAGAAGTCATGTTAGAGCCTAAAACATTAGAAGGCTCGGCAATGATTTCTACAAAGTCAAATAAAGACACAATTTGGTGCACGTACTGCAAAAAATCACGCCATACGCGAGATGATTGCTTCAAACTCCATGGGAAGGAACAAGTCCTTAGTCGTAAAGGAGGATTCAAAGGGGGAAAAGCCCACTTAACTGCTGGAGAAGAccaaacacaagaaaaatccAACCAGACTGGTATGGGAGAattcaagaaagaagaaatcgAAAAGCTAAGAAACCTCCTAAATTCCCTTGAAAAGTCCTCTAGTACGTGTTCATTGGCTCAATCAG GCTCTTGGGTCATCGACTCAGGAGCTACTGACCATATGACTCACAGCCCAATCAGATTTAGAACATACAACCCATGTCCTggaaatagaaaaattactgttgcGGATGGATCTCCTATAACTGTTGCAGGCCAAGGGACA GATTTGGTTACGGGGAGGACGATTGGACTTGCTAAGGTGAATGACGGGCTTTATTACCTTGAGGAGATgagtggcaacaagaagaacaaaaatcaGTTATCCCTCACCTGCTCCTCAAataataaatctgaaatttggctTCATCATTTCCGTCTTGGTCATCCATCTTTTATGCTACTTAAAAGCATGTTTCCTTCACTTTTCAAGAATGAAGAT GGGGAGAGTTCTTGGGAAGATAAGGAATTTCTCCTTGATCTTCAAAGTTCTACACTAAACTTAAAGTCTTTCAAGCCGGACCATACACCAAATTCTAAAGGAGAACATACTAGCAGTGAACCTGAACCTGAATTTGAAGTTGAACATGCCAGTAAAGAAATTGAACCTGATCTTGGAGTTGAGGGAAAATCTGGTTTAAATCCAACTACACCACTCAAGGTCTACTCAAGGAAGAAAGTTCATATTTCTGAACCTGTGCAAATCCAAGAATCTGAACCACAATCAGGTACTGAAAATTCTGTTCCTTTGTGTGTTCAATCTGACTCTGCTCCTTGTGAATTTAATGATTTAGACCTGCCTATTGCTGTTCGAAAAGGAACACGAGAATGCACTAAGCATCCAATCTCAAATTTCGTGTCTTTCCATAGATTCTCTCCACAACTTAAAACTTTCCTTACCACCATCAATTCTATTTCAATTCCACAAACACTACAAGAGGCACTTAGAAATAAGAATTGGTTACATGCTATGAAAGAGGAGATGAATGCCCTAGAGAGAAATAAGACTTGGGAAATTGTAAACCTacccaaaggaaagaaaacagtgGGGTGTAAATGGGTGTTTACTTTGAAATATAGAGCTGATGGTTCATTAGAAAGGCATAAAGCTCGGTTGGTCGCAAAAGGATATACACAGACATATGGGATAGATTACCAAGAGACCTTTGCACCCGTTGCAAAAATGAATACTGTGCGTGTTCTTTTGTCTTTAGCCGCTAACTTTGGTTGGTGTTTACAGCAATTTGATGTGAAGAATGCATTCTTACATGGGGATTTAGAAGAAGAGGTGTACATGGAACCTCCACCGGGTTTTTAA
- the LOC140006865 gene encoding uncharacterized mitochondrial protein AtMg00810-like, which produces MLAMQYKQSQGDHTLFIKHSKGGVTALLVYVDDIIITGNDPIERETLKKCLAKEFEIKELGRLKYFLGIEVAYSRKGIFVSQQKYVLDLLKETGNLGCKAASTPIEPNLRLNEGKDDSTVDKGRYQRLVGKLIYLSHTRPDIAFAVSVVSQFMHDPREKHLQAVNRILSYLKGTPGRGILFKKNEGLLIEAYTDADYAGSVVDRRSTSGYCTFLGGNLVTWRSKKQSVVARSSAEAEFRAMAHGVCELLWLKIILDDLKIKSEGPMKLYCDNKSAINIAHNPVQHDRTKHIEVDRHFIKEKLDSGMICTPYVASNNQLADVLTKGMPTSNFEDITCKMGMENIYSPS; this is translated from the coding sequence ATGTTAGCAATGCAATACAAACAAAGTCAAGGAGATCATACTTTGTtcataaaacattcaaaaggagGTGTTACAGCTCTACTTGTATATGTAGATGACATCATCATCACCGGGAATGATCCAATTGAAAGAGAAACACTCAAAAAGTGCTTAGCAAAGGAGTTTGAAATTAAAGAACTAGGGAGGCTGAAGTATTTTTTAGGCATTGAGGTGGCATACTCAAGAAAGGGCATCTTTGTTTCCCAACAAAAGTATGTCTTAGACTTGCTTAAAGAAACAGGCAATCTTGGATGCAAGGCAGCAAGCACACCCATTGAGCCTAACTTGAGATTGAATGAAGGGAAGGATGATAGCACAGTAGATAAGGGAAGATATCAGCGGTTGGTTGGGAAACTGATATACTTGTCCCATACAAGGCCGGACATAGCATTTGCTGTAAGTGTAGTAAGCCAATTTATGCATGATCCAAGAGAGAAACACTTGCAGGCTGTCAATAGAATTCTATCCTACCTCAAAGGGACACCAGGTAGAGGAATTTTgttcaagaaaaatgaaggattgcTCATAGAGGCATATACTGATGCTGATTATGCAGGTTCTGTTGTAGATCGTAGATCAACTTCAGGATATTGTACATTTCTTGGTGGGAACCTAGTGACATGGAGGAGTAAGAAGCAATCGGTTGTTGCAAGATCAAGTGCTGAAGCAGAGTTTAGAGCTATGGCTCATGGAGTTTGTGAATTGCTATGGCTCAAAATAATACTTGATGATCTTAAAATCAAGAGTGAAGGGCCTATGAAACTCTATTGCGACAACAAGTCTGCCATCAACATTGCACACAATCCAGTGCAACATGATCGCACAAAGCACATCGAAGTTGATAGacattttattaaagaaaagctgGACAGTGGCATGATTTGCACTCCATATGTAGCATCAAATAATCAATTGGCAGATGTCTTAACTAAGGGAATGCCAACTTCCAACTTTGAAGACATTACATGCAAGATGGGAATGGAAAATATCTATTCACcatcttga